The DNA window GCAAGATCGAAGGTGAGATCATCTCCGACAAAGGCCGGGTTACCATCGGCGAGAATGCCCAGGTCAAGGGCGACGTCACCGCAGGTGAGGTGAAGGTCTTCGGCAAGGTCGAGGGCAAGATCACCTCCGAGCGCTGCGAGCTGAAGGCGAAGAGCCGGCTCGATGGCGACATCAAGACCAAGAGCATCGTGATGGAAGACGGCGCCTCCCACAGCGGCCGCTCCGAGATCGGGGGCTGATCCCTGGCTTCTCGATAACTTTTCGAAAGAGGCGGCCCGGTCGGGCCGCCTTTTTTCGTGCCGTCGTGCGGCGGGCGCCAGGCTCAGCGCAGCGAGAAGCCCGTGCCGCCGAGATGCTTGGTCGGACGGAAGGCGAAGAAGTTGATGCCCTTGCAG is part of the Haloferula helveola genome and encodes:
- a CDS encoding polymer-forming cytoskeletal protein; translation: MANATNVLASGIDINGSIRFSNDMIIDGKIEGEIISDKGRVTIGENAQVKGDVTAGEVKVFGKVEGKITSERCELKAKSRLDGDIKTKSIVMEDGASHSGRSEIGG